Proteins from one Microbacterium hatanonis genomic window:
- a CDS encoding Ppx/GppA phosphatase family protein, translated as MRLGVLDIGSNTVHLLVATARAGGRPTARTSDRTVLRLMRYLTPDGAISEEGVSALVEAVTRARHRAETEGVDELLATATSAVRDAVNGAEVIARIEAALGQPLQVLGGETEARFTFLAVRRWFGWSAGQILLFDIGGGSLEIAGGADELPDLAESVALGAGRMTVQFLPDDPPRDDEIEALRDHAASVLAPVAERFAALPRPDHVVGSSKAIRSLAKLAGFPVPGWSGIERMVLPRAALKDWIPRLARIPAEARQELPGITPDRTFQIVAGAVVLHQAMKAMDVDELEVSPWALREGVLLRYIESLAQG; from the coding sequence GTGCGTCTCGGGGTTCTCGACATCGGTTCGAACACCGTCCATCTGCTCGTGGCGACGGCCAGGGCCGGAGGGCGCCCGACCGCACGGACGAGCGACCGCACGGTCCTGCGCCTGATGCGGTACCTCACTCCCGACGGCGCGATCTCCGAGGAGGGCGTGAGCGCCCTCGTCGAAGCCGTGACCCGCGCGCGGCACCGCGCCGAGACCGAGGGCGTCGACGAGCTGCTGGCCACGGCGACCTCCGCCGTCCGCGACGCCGTCAACGGCGCCGAGGTGATCGCGCGCATCGAGGCGGCTCTCGGCCAGCCGCTGCAGGTGCTCGGCGGAGAGACCGAGGCCCGCTTCACGTTCCTCGCCGTGCGGCGGTGGTTCGGGTGGTCGGCCGGTCAGATCCTGCTCTTCGACATCGGCGGCGGTTCGCTCGAGATCGCCGGCGGCGCCGACGAACTCCCCGACCTCGCAGAATCCGTCGCATTGGGCGCGGGCCGGATGACGGTGCAGTTCCTTCCCGACGACCCTCCCCGCGACGACGAGATCGAGGCCCTGCGCGACCACGCCGCATCCGTGCTGGCCCCCGTCGCCGAGAGGTTCGCCGCACTCCCACGCCCCGATCATGTCGTCGGGTCGTCGAAGGCCATCCGTTCCCTCGCGAAGCTCGCGGGATTCCCCGTACCGGGCTGGTCGGGGATCGAACGCATGGTGCTGCCGCGCGCGGCGTTGAAGGACTGGATACCGCGTCTCGCGCGCATCCCCGCCGAGGCGCGGCAGGAGCTTCCCGGGATCACCCCCGATCGCACGTTCCAGATCGTCGCCGGTGCGGTCGTGCTGCACCAGGCGATGAAGGCCATGGACGTCGACGAGCTCGAGGTCTCGCCGTGGGCGCTCCGTGAGGGAGTGCTGCTGCGCTACATCGAATCGCTCGCCCAGGGCTGA
- the coaA gene encoding type I pantothenate kinase gives MSAAETAAPAPSLSPYRDIARAEWARMAAGMPQPLTETEVVQLRGIGDRLDLREVREVYLPLSRLLSLYAMATRRLGAATSDFLGEPDATTPFVIGVAGSVAVGKSTIARLLRELMSRWSDTPRVELVTTDGFLYSNDELERRGIMHRKGFPESYDRRALVDFVSRVKSGDPVVQAPFYSHMRYDIMPDAHVTVNRPDVVIVEGLNVLQPPPSPNEVAVSDLFDFSIYVDAHAADIEAWYVSRFLALRQGAFADPTSYFRVFAELSDDEAVQTALKYWNEINLPNLKENVLPTRHRATLVLQKSADHSVERVLLRKV, from the coding sequence GTGTCCGCTGCCGAGACCGCTGCACCCGCACCGTCGCTGAGCCCGTATCGCGACATCGCCCGCGCCGAGTGGGCGCGGATGGCCGCAGGCATGCCGCAGCCGCTCACCGAGACCGAGGTCGTGCAGCTGCGCGGAATCGGAGACCGGCTCGACCTGCGCGAGGTCCGCGAGGTGTACCTGCCCCTCAGCCGGCTGCTCAGTCTCTACGCCATGGCCACTCGACGGCTCGGTGCCGCGACGAGCGACTTCCTCGGCGAGCCCGATGCCACCACTCCCTTCGTCATCGGCGTCGCGGGGTCGGTCGCCGTCGGCAAGTCCACGATCGCGCGTCTGCTGCGCGAGCTGATGAGCCGGTGGTCCGACACGCCACGGGTGGAGCTCGTCACCACCGACGGCTTCCTCTACTCCAACGACGAACTCGAGCGGCGCGGCATCATGCACCGCAAGGGGTTCCCCGAGTCGTACGACCGCCGCGCCCTGGTCGATTTCGTCAGCCGCGTCAAGAGCGGCGATCCCGTGGTGCAGGCGCCGTTCTATTCGCACATGCGGTACGACATCATGCCCGACGCGCACGTCACCGTGAACCGTCCCGACGTGGTCATCGTGGAGGGGCTGAACGTCCTGCAACCACCGCCCTCGCCGAACGAGGTGGCCGTCAGCGACCTGTTCGACTTCTCCATCTACGTCGACGCGCACGCCGCCGACATCGAAGCCTGGTACGTCAGCCGGTTCCTGGCTCTGCGTCAGGGCGCGTTCGCCGATCCCACCTCCTACTTCCGTGTCTTCGCCGAGCTCAGCGATGACGAGGCGGTACAGACGGCATTGAAGTACTGGAACGAGATCAACCTCCCCAACCTGAAGGAGAACGTCCTCCCGACCCGTCACCGGGCGACCCTGGTGCTGCAGAAATCAGCCGACCACTCGGTCGAGCGCGTGCTTCTGCGCAAGGTCTGA
- a CDS encoding choice-of-anchor G family protein, with protein sequence MSLDRTRVPKIRQKVRARTRSLALRATAMVGVSALAVFGGATAAHAAPGDSSNASGTFLGGSILDLIDLDALVNLEGAQASNDGTPPEVVDFNTLDLGALGVVNVTAEGGIQIPVSFADAGVLGQYASADSDGSSYGASGAVGSDGVVGVGPVPGSPPGPLTLDLTAAAGALGLPPALVNDVADVDLSVGVVSAQAELVGATGVTRDYTIADATLTLQSNTVSGLAGTVNSAIAPLQTTVNGLQTTINDLVNGVAGFALSSNLTVGTTSLTGAVSSLLTGPITSPDYPGVVVNLSTGVISVDLEQIVDLNNLGVGQEILSAATVQYIEEAVLDAIEGTLDDVTQTLVDAIRGLTVTGGVSIDLGFLGTLDALTVNTTVGALADGSTAGITLLGLPVPVPGLIGAVVGVLTAPLDAVIDSVAGVATAALGPVNDVLLEVIDLVLPGVISLTANNQSEAAGEYSITALILTVLPGVGGGVLTIDLANATVGPNVIDASPDVTIIAPTPGQVFTVPDADDTSDVTVSGTGADGANISVAIPGQTTQTVPVVAGAWTATFPDLPVGTYTATATQDVDGSTASVTFSVAAAPDVVITAPADGDQFPVAGPLDTTDVVVSGTGAVDSIVDVELSNGDSEPVTVGPDGTWTVTFEDLPVGSYTATATQEIDGSTDTVDFSVVEAVDVQIQQPVDGAEFVVDGPGDVTDVTVSGIGAPGASIEVTIPGIGTESTDVDQDGEWEVVFEDLPVAEYTATAVQDADGSTDSVTFEVVAAIDVTILAPVDGTNIFVDDDGDTVDVTVSGTGQPGETVTVTIPGQPTPAAATVLADGTWSVTFPGLPVGDYTATATQSDGSTDTTSFAIVPEDDVAIATPTPGQVIVVPDTGDVADVLVSGTGQPGAIITVVLDEDETLTDEVDGDGNWSVLFDDVGEGGHTAVATQDVDGSTDSVDFSIEAADDVVIEEPADGDVILVDGPADTAVVEVSGIGQPGAVITLTGDDFPTQTATVTEQGTWTSTLPALGLGEYTVTATQDIDGSTDTVTFTIDDRADVTITDPDDGDVILVPDEGDTTTITVTGTGNPGSTVTVTIPGLDPVPTEVEDDGTWTVDVPNVPEGEHVITATQDDGSSTSVTVSVEAADDVTITSPDPGEEFTVDGVDDTTDVVVTGTGQPGATVTVVLEGTDLEEDALVLENGTWTVTFEDVEVGDYTAVATQDVDGSEAEVDFSVVAEITPVAIVSPDDGEEITVEATGDTTTVTVSGTGEPGAEVEVELDGVVGVETATVLEDGTWEVTFQDVEVGDYTATATQDADGSTDSVDFSVAVEGAVDAIDADGVDADGVDADGVDADGVDADGVDADGVDADGVDADGVDADGVDADGVDADGVDADGVDADGVDADGVDADADTDADADGVDADVDTDADGVDADADTDADADGVDADADTDADADTDADADTDADADTDADADTDADADTDADADGMDADADTDVDGTDADADADADADADGMDADADGIDADAADADTDAADADTDAADADTDAADADTDADADADADTDADADADTDAADADTDAADADTDAADADTDAADADTDADADGADADADADGSDADATDGGQTTAPEAAVTQTRIVRGTGVTQVVVGTGFEPGETVSATVLSTPFELAPVVADAAGNVRFTFPVGPTFELGAHRVEVRGSVSGELPTDRERTAFTVVAAPAGPGTLPATGGDLNGLALGGLGMAMLIAGAAALTIRRRNTAEER encoded by the coding sequence ATGAGTCTCGATCGCACACGCGTCCCCAAGATCAGGCAGAAAGTCCGTGCCCGCACTCGGAGCCTCGCGCTCCGGGCGACGGCGATGGTCGGCGTCAGCGCATTGGCGGTGTTCGGCGGGGCCACAGCGGCGCACGCAGCGCCGGGCGACTCATCGAACGCCAGCGGCACCTTCCTCGGCGGCTCGATCCTTGATCTCATCGATCTCGACGCGCTCGTCAACCTCGAAGGCGCGCAGGCGAGCAACGACGGGACGCCGCCCGAGGTGGTCGACTTCAACACCCTCGACCTCGGTGCGCTCGGCGTGGTGAACGTGACAGCCGAGGGCGGGATCCAGATCCCGGTCAGCTTCGCCGACGCGGGCGTGCTCGGGCAGTACGCCAGCGCCGACTCGGACGGATCGTCGTACGGTGCCTCCGGCGCCGTCGGCTCCGACGGCGTCGTCGGTGTCGGTCCGGTGCCCGGTTCGCCCCCCGGCCCCCTGACCCTCGACCTGACCGCCGCGGCCGGAGCACTCGGGTTGCCGCCCGCTCTGGTCAACGACGTCGCCGATGTCGACCTCTCCGTCGGCGTCGTGTCGGCCCAGGCCGAGCTCGTCGGCGCGACCGGCGTGACCCGTGACTACACCATCGCCGACGCGACGCTCACGCTCCAGAGCAACACCGTCTCCGGCCTCGCGGGCACCGTCAACTCGGCCATCGCGCCGCTGCAGACGACCGTCAACGGGCTGCAGACCACGATCAACGACCTGGTCAACGGCGTCGCCGGGTTCGCGCTCTCGTCGAACCTCACGGTGGGCACGACCAGCCTGACGGGCGCCGTCTCGAGCCTCTTGACCGGCCCGATCACGAGCCCCGACTATCCCGGAGTGGTCGTCAACCTCTCGACGGGCGTCATCTCGGTCGATCTCGAGCAGATCGTCGATCTCAACAACCTCGGAGTCGGGCAGGAGATCCTCAGCGCAGCGACCGTGCAGTACATCGAGGAGGCGGTGCTCGACGCGATCGAGGGCACGCTCGACGACGTCACCCAGACTCTCGTTGACGCCATCCGCGGCCTGACGGTCACCGGCGGCGTCTCCATCGACCTCGGCTTCCTCGGCACTCTGGACGCGCTCACGGTCAACACCACCGTGGGTGCGCTTGCGGACGGCAGCACGGCCGGAATCACCCTTCTCGGTCTCCCCGTACCCGTCCCGGGTCTGATCGGCGCCGTCGTCGGCGTGCTGACCGCGCCGCTCGACGCCGTCATCGACTCCGTGGCCGGAGTCGCCACCGCGGCACTCGGGCCGGTGAACGACGTGTTGCTCGAGGTCATCGATCTCGTCCTCCCGGGAGTGATCAGCCTGACGGCGAACAACCAGTCGGAGGCAGCGGGCGAGTACTCCATCACCGCGTTGATCCTCACGGTGCTCCCCGGAGTCGGCGGGGGCGTGCTCACGATCGACCTCGCGAACGCCACGGTCGGTCCCAACGTGATCGACGCCAGCCCCGATGTCACGATCATCGCGCCGACCCCGGGCCAGGTGTTCACGGTTCCCGACGCGGATGACACGTCCGACGTGACGGTCAGCGGTACGGGTGCCGACGGCGCGAACATCAGCGTCGCCATCCCCGGCCAGACGACCCAGACCGTGCCGGTCGTCGCGGGTGCCTGGACCGCGACGTTCCCCGACCTGCCGGTCGGCACGTACACCGCGACTGCGACGCAGGACGTGGACGGATCCACAGCATCCGTCACCTTCTCGGTCGCCGCGGCTCCCGACGTCGTCATCACCGCCCCGGCCGACGGAGACCAGTTTCCCGTCGCCGGCCCGCTCGACACGACCGACGTGGTCGTCTCGGGCACCGGCGCGGTCGATTCCATCGTCGATGTCGAACTCAGCAACGGCGACAGCGAGCCCGTCACCGTGGGTCCCGACGGCACCTGGACGGTGACCTTCGAAGACCTTCCGGTCGGGTCGTACACCGCCACCGCCACCCAGGAGATCGACGGCTCGACCGATACGGTCGACTTCTCCGTCGTCGAAGCGGTCGACGTGCAGATCCAGCAGCCGGTCGACGGGGCGGAGTTCGTCGTCGACGGCCCCGGTGACGTCACCGACGTGACCGTTTCGGGCATCGGCGCTCCGGGAGCCTCGATCGAGGTGACCATCCCCGGCATCGGAACGGAGTCGACCGACGTCGATCAGGACGGGGAGTGGGAGGTGGTCTTCGAAGACCTCCCTGTCGCCGAGTACACCGCGACCGCCGTGCAGGATGCCGACGGTTCGACCGACTCGGTGACGTTCGAGGTCGTCGCGGCCATCGACGTGACGATCCTCGCCCCGGTCGACGGCACGAACATCTTCGTGGACGACGACGGCGACACTGTCGACGTCACCGTCTCTGGTACGGGCCAGCCCGGCGAGACCGTCACGGTGACCATCCCCGGCCAGCCGACGCCCGCAGCAGCCACCGTGCTGGCGGACGGGACGTGGTCGGTGACCTTCCCGGGCCTCCCCGTGGGCGACTACACCGCCACCGCGACCCAGAGCGACGGGTCGACCGACACGACGTCGTTCGCGATCGTTCCCGAGGACGACGTGGCCATCGCCACGCCGACGCCGGGCCAGGTGATCGTCGTGCCCGACACGGGCGACGTCGCCGACGTGCTCGTCTCGGGTACCGGCCAGCCGGGAGCGATCATCACCGTCGTCCTCGATGAGGACGAGACCCTGACCGACGAGGTCGACGGCGACGGCAACTGGAGCGTGCTCTTCGACGACGTGGGCGAGGGCGGACACACCGCTGTCGCAACCCAGGACGTCGACGGATCCACCGACAGCGTGGACTTCTCGATCGAGGCCGCCGATGACGTGGTCATCGAGGAGCCCGCGGACGGCGACGTGATCCTCGTCGACGGGCCGGCCGATACCGCGGTCGTCGAGGTCTCTGGTATCGGTCAGCCGGGAGCTGTCATCACTCTTACGGGCGATGACTTCCCGACGCAGACCGCGACCGTGACCGAGCAGGGCACGTGGACGTCGACGCTCCCGGCCCTGGGGCTCGGGGAGTACACGGTCACCGCGACGCAGGACATCGACGGGTCGACCGACACGGTGACCTTCACGATCGATGACCGTGCCGACGTGACGATCACCGACCCGGACGACGGCGACGTCATCCTGGTGCCGGATGAGGGAGACACCACCACGATCACCGTGACAGGAACGGGCAACCCCGGCTCCACCGTCACGGTCACGATCCCGGGCCTGGACCCGGTGCCGACCGAGGTCGAGGACGACGGCACCTGGACGGTGGACGTTCCGAACGTCCCCGAAGGGGAGCACGTCATCACGGCCACGCAGGACGACGGATCGTCGACCTCGGTGACCGTCTCGGTCGAAGCCGCGGACGACGTCACCATCACGTCGCCCGATCCCGGCGAGGAGTTCACCGTCGACGGTGTCGACGACACGACGGACGTCGTCGTCACCGGAACCGGCCAGCCCGGCGCGACGGTCACCGTCGTGCTCGAGGGCACCGATCTCGAAGAGGACGCGCTCGTGCTCGAGAACGGCACCTGGACGGTCACGTTCGAGGACGTCGAGGTCGGCGACTACACCGCCGTCGCGACCCAGGACGTGGACGGCTCGGAGGCCGAGGTCGACTTCTCGGTCGTCGCCGAGATCACGCCGGTCGCGATCGTCTCACCGGATGACGGCGAGGAGATCACCGTCGAGGCCACGGGCGACACCACCACGGTGACCGTGTCCGGAACCGGCGAGCCCGGCGCCGAGGTGGAGGTCGAGCTCGACGGAGTTGTAGGAGTCGAGACGGCCACCGTCCTCGAGGACGGCACCTGGGAGGTCACCTTCCAGGACGTCGAGGTCGGCGACTACACCGCCACCGCGACCCAGGACGCCGACGGGTCGACCGACTCGGTCGACTTCTCGGTGGCCGTCGAGGGAGCGGTCGACGCGATCGACGCTGACGGTGTGGATGCCGATGGTGTGGATGCTGACGGTGTGGATGCCGATGGTGTGGATGCTGACGGTGTGGATGCCGATGGTGTGGATGCTGACGGTGTGGATGCCGATGGTGTGGATGCTGACGGTGTGGATGCTGACGGTGTGGATGCTGACGGTGTGGATGCTGACGGTGTGGATGCCGATGGTGTGGATGCTGACGGTGTGGATGCCGATGCGGACACGGATGCTGATGCTGACGGTGTGGATGCTGACGTCGACACGGATGCTGACGGTGTGGACGCCGATGCGGACACGGATGCTGATGCTGACGGTGTGGATGCTGACGCCGACACGGATGCTGACGCTGATACGGATGCTGACGCTGACACGGATGCTGACGCTGACACGGATGCTGACGCTGACACGGATGCTGACGCTGACACGGATGCTGACGCTGACGGCATGGACGCTGACGCTGACACGGATGTCGACGGCACGGATGCCGATGCCGACGCCGACGCCGACGCCGACGCCGACGGCATGGACGCAGATGCTGACGGCATCGACGCGGACGCCGCTGACGCTGACACGGATGCTGCCGACGCTGACACGGATGCTGCGGACGCTGACACGGATGCTGCCGACGCTGACACGGACGCCGACGCCGACGCCGACGCTGATACGGATGCCGATGCTGACGCTGACACGGATGCTGCCGACGCCGACACGGATGCTGCCGACGCCGACACGGATGCTGCCGACGCTGACACGGATGCTGCGGACGCCGACACGGATGCTGACGCCGACGGTGCTGATGCTGATGCTGATGCTGACGGGAGCGACGCGGACGCAACGGACGGTGGGCAGACCACCGCTCCCGAAGCGGCCGTGACCCAGACGCGGATCGTGCGGGGTACCGGAGTGACTCAGGTCGTCGTCGGAACCGGGTTCGAGCCGGGTGAGACCGTTTCGGCCACCGTCCTGTCGACACCGTTCGAGCTGGCGCCCGTGGTCGCCGACGCCGCCGGAAACGTGCGGTTCACCTTCCCGGTCGGGCCCACCTTCGAACTCGGTGCACACCGCGTCGAGGTCCGGGGCTCGGTATCTGGAGAGCTGCCGACCGACCGCGAGCGCACCGCGTTCACGGTGGTGGCTGCCCCGGCCGGGCCCGGGACGCTCCCGGCGACGGGTGGAGATCTGAACGGTCTGGCACTCGGAGGGCTCGGTATGGCGATGCTGATCGCCGGTGCTGCGGCACTGACGATCCGCCGTCGGAACACCGCTGAAGAGAGGTAG
- a CDS encoding DUF5819 family protein, which translates to MAVATALTLVIVAGYVFISAAFTFPPSAAQATVRQTFAPYFSQQWNVFAPNIMRSNRELQVQVQWREDGELVHSDWIDVTNIEFAAARGIPLPSRISKSSFNAAQAYMSRYNSLSSPQKTRVRDTFIEALGGGEFAPIQDSTLLDEIDAAGSDGGDEEFEPVTDSDVVDESAATEASGNRSAVVRFLRYDYMLVRFAAAFGSAYFDQDVERVRWRVETQRTNDFLHRFDDEPQSEASVVTFGWRQPGREVDPEVLAIFDDVVERYTGR; encoded by the coding sequence ATGGCGGTCGCGACGGCCCTGACGCTGGTGATCGTCGCCGGCTACGTGTTCATCAGTGCCGCGTTCACTTTTCCGCCGAGCGCGGCGCAGGCCACCGTGCGCCAGACCTTCGCTCCATACTTCTCGCAGCAGTGGAACGTGTTCGCCCCGAACATCATGCGGTCGAACCGCGAGCTCCAGGTGCAGGTGCAGTGGCGCGAGGACGGCGAGCTCGTCCACAGCGACTGGATCGACGTGACGAACATCGAATTCGCGGCGGCCCGCGGCATCCCGCTTCCCTCTCGCATCTCGAAGAGCTCGTTCAACGCGGCCCAGGCCTACATGTCGCGCTACAACTCCCTGTCGAGCCCCCAGAAGACCCGGGTGCGCGACACCTTCATCGAAGCGTTGGGGGGCGGAGAGTTCGCGCCGATACAGGACTCCACACTGCTCGACGAGATCGACGCCGCGGGATCCGATGGCGGTGACGAGGAGTTCGAACCGGTCACCGATTCCGATGTCGTCGACGAGAGCGCCGCGACCGAGGCGAGCGGCAACCGCTCGGCCGTCGTGCGGTTCCTGCGGTACGACTACATGCTGGTGCGCTTCGCGGCCGCGTTCGGCTCCGCATACTTCGACCAGGACGTAGAGCGCGTCCGCTGGCGTGTCGAGACACAGCGCACCAACGACTTCCTGCACCGGTTCGACGATGAACCGCAGTCGGAGGCTTCGGTCGTCACCTTCGGATGGCGCCAGCCCGGTCGTGAGGTCGACCCCGAAGTGCTCGCCATCTTCGACGACGTCGTGGAGAGGTACACCGGACGATGA
- a CDS encoding HTTM domain-containing protein → MTDTRTPEQPPRTPRLGRIPSPARLWTGLSGWLTERKHSTISFSVMRVLLSAAMLAVLVPSLPDRHYLWGAGSWWVEPEASRRGWWEPLRLLFSKDSILLFDIAYGALLVLVLVFLAGWKTRWVTPVLLLFWVGLSTNSTLLTNGGDTLMRIVLLFAVFADLSSHFSVDAWLRRRRGGVSGPRPRWLRSVPAWVSNWAHNTVLILCVYQILLVYLVSSVLKLAGEEWLQGTAIYYALSIDQFRVLPGLSDLVWQFTPGVMVATWTALWVQLLFPVLILWRPTRYVAVVLITGMHLGIAVLLGLWPFSLTMIALDLLLVRDRSWTRAWGGARRVGRAARRVIDDAWAVDGGAGRGSGGTPRGRTRPVRGPRRPTREPQPTPDSRAL, encoded by the coding sequence ATGACCGACACGCGCACTCCGGAACAGCCGCCTCGTACACCACGTCTGGGTCGTATCCCGAGTCCGGCGCGGCTGTGGACCGGTCTTTCCGGATGGCTCACCGAGCGCAAGCACTCCACGATCAGCTTCTCCGTGATGCGCGTGCTGCTCTCGGCGGCGATGCTCGCGGTTCTCGTGCCCAGCCTCCCCGACCGTCACTACCTGTGGGGCGCGGGGTCGTGGTGGGTCGAGCCCGAGGCGAGCCGGCGCGGATGGTGGGAGCCGCTGCGTCTTCTCTTCTCCAAAGACAGCATCCTTCTGTTCGACATCGCCTACGGGGCCTTGCTGGTGCTGGTGCTCGTCTTCCTCGCCGGCTGGAAGACGCGCTGGGTCACCCCGGTGCTGCTCCTGTTCTGGGTGGGGCTGTCCACCAACAGCACGCTGCTCACGAACGGTGGCGACACGCTCATGCGGATCGTGCTGCTGTTCGCGGTCTTCGCCGACCTCAGCTCCCACTTCTCGGTGGACGCGTGGCTGCGACGTCGACGAGGAGGGGTCTCCGGGCCTCGCCCGCGGTGGCTGCGGAGCGTGCCGGCATGGGTGTCGAACTGGGCGCACAACACCGTGCTGATCCTGTGCGTCTACCAGATCCTGCTGGTGTATCTCGTCTCGTCGGTGCTGAAGCTGGCCGGTGAGGAATGGCTGCAGGGAACGGCCATCTACTACGCGCTCAGCATCGACCAGTTCCGTGTGCTCCCGGGCCTCAGCGACCTGGTCTGGCAGTTCACGCCCGGCGTGATGGTGGCGACCTGGACGGCACTGTGGGTGCAGCTGCTCTTCCCCGTGCTGATCCTCTGGCGACCGACCCGTTACGTCGCTGTCGTACTGATCACGGGTATGCACCTCGGCATCGCGGTCCTGCTCGGGCTCTGGCCCTTCTCGCTGACGATGATCGCGCTCGATCTCCTGCTCGTGCGCGATCGGTCGTGGACACGCGCGTGGGGAGGCGCGAGAAGGGTCGGTCGGGCCGCGAGACGCGTGATCGACGACGCGTGGGCGGTCGACGGCGGAGCCGGCCGGGGGAGCGGTGGCACCCCGCGGGGGCGTACTCGCCCGGTCCGAGGGCCTCGACGTCCGACCCGCGAGCCCCAGCCCACGCCCGACAGCCGGGCGCTCTGA